From Monomorium pharaonis isolate MP-MQ-018 chromosome 9, ASM1337386v2, whole genome shotgun sequence, the proteins below share one genomic window:
- the LOC105832944 gene encoding prolactin regulatory element-binding protein, giving the protein MPSRRNKGGLLARVNFPLYTLQMLTSRHILVGGGGGSSKTGIANGFEIFELSHNGVHFVAEEVIRHETGPSVVMNCAAHNNGKKTWIVAGQESHCQLYNVNSKVVTSENGELIRGPTTAAASKDGLRHRRNSERVEEVQSPPKERIEEIKDDNSNVKSKKLQLILKPADSVQTAFGDGEPLQRVVRVNLQGTIMATGGTDGSVKLWKFPQLHKLHNLDAHGKEIDDLDFSPDGGLLVSIAKDGKAFLWNAHDGTRNGELTWMPSDGAKYMYKRCRFRKLAEDKTRIDLFVLSNAVAGKNPSFLQLWDVVTGSILKSASYKEALSALAVSDDGKFVAVGTMFSGSVDIFVAFSLRKALHVPGAHSMFVTGLEFLPTKLDGPAITSNTETAVVSISVDNRICVHSIPFRHTLPFWFVIILIALCICGAFILCSYLGI; this is encoded by the exons ATGCCCTCCAGAAGGAACAAGGGTGGCCTTTTGGCTAGGGTAAACTTCCCTCTGTACACCTTACAGATGCTCACCAGCAGGCACATCCTGGtgggcggcggtggcggttcCTCCAAGACTGGCATTGCTAATGGATTT GAAATTTTTGAATTGTCACACAATGGAGTGCATTTTGTCGCTGAGGAGGTCATCAGGCACGAAACGGGTCCCAGTGTGGTCATGAATTGCGCCGCACACAATAACGGCAAAAAGACATGGATAGTAGCTGGCCAGGAGAGTCATTGTCAGCTGTACAATGTCAATTCTAAGGTGGTAACTTCAGAGAATGGGGAATTGATCAGAGGACCGACAACAGCAGCGGCTAGCAAGGATGGTCTTAGACACAGGAGGAACAGCGAGAGAGTTGAAGAAGTTCAGTCGCCTCCGAAGGAGCGGATAGAGGAGATTAAAGACGACAATTCTAACGTCAAGAGCAAGAAGCTTCAGTTGATTCTTAAACCTGCTGATAGCGTGCAAACGGCTTTTGG GGATGGTGAACCTTTGCAGAGAGTTGTTAGGGTGAACTTGCAGGGAACAATTATGGCTACGGGTGGCACGGATGGTAGCGTTAAACTATGGAAGTTTCCACAGCTGCACAAATTACACAATCTCGATGCGCATGGGAAGGAGATAGACGACTTGGATTTTAGTCCAGATGGTGGTCTGCTGGTGAGCATTGCCAAGGATGGCAAGGCCTTCCTATGGAATGCGCATGATGGCACGAGGAACGGGGAGCTCACCTGGATGCCGTCGGACGGCGCGAAGTACATGTACAAGAGATGCCGATTCAGAAAATTGGCGGAGGACAAAACGCGGATTGACTTGTTCGTACTTTCTAACGCCGTCGCAGGAAAGAATCCTAGTTTCCTTCAGCTATGGGACGTGGTTACCGGGTCCATCCTTAAATCCGCCTCCTATAAGGAGGCACTATCGGCGCTGGCCGTTTCTGACGACGGCAAATTCGTGGCCGTCGGCACAATGTTCTCAGGAAGTGTCGACATATTCGTGGCGTTTAGCCTACGGAAGGCGCTTCACGTTCCCGGTGCACACAGCATGTTTGTTACCGGTCTGGAGTTTCTACCAACCAAGCTGGACGGTCCCGCGATTACGAGTAACACAGAGACCGCGGTCGTCAGTATCTCCGTGGACAATAGGATCTGCGTACATAGTATACCATTTAGAC aTACACTGCCATTCTGGTTTGTCATCATACTGATAGCCTTATGTATATGTGGTGCGTTTATCCTCTGCAGTTATCTCGGCATATGA